The following proteins come from a genomic window of Sardina pilchardus chromosome 13, fSarPil1.1, whole genome shotgun sequence:
- the gap43 gene encoding neuromodulin: MLCCIRRTKPVEKNEDADQKIEQDGNKPEDKAHKAATKIQASFRGHITRKKMKDGDKEEEGEENTPEATTEEAATAEGEEKKEAMSPVAEKAEEAAAESAEPAAANDTAATEKAKSPVTDKPANPPAASPASSPAAATAPSEPAKEEEVKPEDKSQEAESKDAPAAADKKEDEGEKGEPTEADVPAADASETADCEETNQTQEKKDAAEESKPAEETPSDAAKAEEKV; encoded by the exons GTTGAGAAGAATGAAGATGCCGACCAGAAGATCGAGCAGGATGGCAACAAACCAGAGGACAAAGCCCATAAGGCTGCCACCAAGATCCAGGCCAGCTTCCGCGGACACATAACGcgtaaaaaaatgaaagatggagacaaggaggaggagggagaggaaaacacCCCAGAGGCCACCACAGAGGAGGCAGCCACTGCTGAGGgcgaggagaagaaggaggccATGTCTCCCGTGGCCGAGAAGGCCGAGGAGGCAGCGGCAGAGTCCGCCGAGCCGGCAGCGGCCAACGACACCGCCGCAACCGAAAAAGCCAAAAGCCCCGTCACGGACAAGCCGGCCAACCCTCCGGCTGCGTCTCCGGCCTCCTCACCTGCTGCCGCCACGGCTCCGTCCGAGCCcgccaaggaggaggaggtcaagCCGGAAGACAAGTCCCAGGAGGCGGAGAGCAAAGACGCTCCCGCGGCCGCCGACAAGAAGGAAGATGAGGGGGAAAAGGGGGAGCCCACAGAAGCCGATGTGCCTGCTGCTGATGCCAGCGAGACAGCCGATTGTGAGgaaacaaaccaaacacaaGAGAAAAAAG ATGCGGCCGAAGAGTCTAAGCCGGCAGAGGAGACCCCCTCGGATGCAGCAAAGGCGGAAGAGAAAGTTTAA